The window AATCCATTTGCAATAACCCCTTCAACTGCAACTCCAATAGGGATAAACTCTAAAGATGGGGGTAAAGAAAACACACCGTCAAATTGTAACATATTAAATGCAAAGCCAATAATAGCAGTTGTTAACATCCCTAAAAATAATGCACCAGTTACTTTTTTAACCATTAACACTAGCGTAATTAATAAACCAGCAATTGACAATGCAGCAATTGGATTAGTAAGGTCTCCAAGGGTCACTAATGTTTCGGTACTAGGTTGTACAATACCAGCCATCTGCAAACCAATAAATGCAATAAATAACCCTATCCCAGCCGTAATACCGTATTTTAGCGGATCTGGTATTGCTTCAATTAAAAGTCTTCTCAATTTCGTTAGACTTAAAATAATGATAATAATACCAGCTAAAAACACTGTACCAAATACTGCTTCATATGTTAAACCTTGCGTAATTACAACACTAGTAAAATAAGCATTTAAACCCATACCAGGTGCAATAGCTATCGGATACTTTGCGAAAAGACCCATCATTAATGTTCCAATTGCAGCAGCGATGATTGTTGCTACAAATACTTGCTCAAAGGGAACTCCTGCAGCTGAAAGAATAGCAGGATTTACTATAACGATATATACCATAGTCAAAAAGGTAGTGAAGCCGGCTATTATCTCTGTCTTAACGTTCGTTCCGTTTCCTTTTAAATCAAAATATTTTTCTATCAATGATGACATCCCCCAAAATCCGAATATAAAAACCAAACACAATCTATAATATTCGTTTTTTATGCATTATTCAATAGAATATGTAAAAAAACTTCTTTAATCCATTAAGTTTTATTTTTTTTATTTCGGGTATTAATAAATATCAGAAAACAAACAATAATTCGTACTTATTTTAGAAAAATCTAAATATTCTAAAAATAACACTTCACAAAGAAGCTTTATTATACGATAATAGGAGTAAGAAAAAAATAACCTTTAAAGGGGGCAAATCAAATGCATAAACATTTTTCATTCTATCGTGAGCAAACAACAACTCATAACGACATTGACATGACGAAGGAAGAAAGGGCAGCCCAATTAGTTGTGGATCAATCCATATTTTCATTCCACAAAGCTAGACTAATGAAGGAAATTGATAACGCCCTAACTGAAGGTAATAAACCAATATTCCTTGAACTTTCAAAGCAATATAACGAATTAACGGAAAAATATGCTCATCTGTAAAAAAACAAAGAAGCGGTTTGTATACCCGCTTCTTTGTTTGTGTAATATTTCCCCCCTAATCCAAACACACTCATTCTGAATCAGTAACATTTTCCTGCTCGCGTTCCTTCCATTCCCTCTCTCTATACAAACAACATTCACACTTTTTCTTTTTACTTAAATCTGTTCTTACTAGATAAGCAAGTACACCTATGACTAAGAACGATACAATTCCACCGTCTTGTAAAATAAGATCTTCTGCGTAATGTTCAAAGAGGCGAATCCAAATTTCAAATATTAACTCCATTTTCTCTTCCCCCTTCATAAAACGGATTCCAACAGACAGCAACTGTATACCCATGTTGAAAGGAGTTCTAAATCGAAGAGCTACATTTAATAGTTAGAATATTCTGTATTTAATTTCTATCATACACCACTTGTAATATTTTTCCTATCCAACTTGTATCATATTTTTCATAGGACTAACATAGTAAGTTTTCATTAATTCATCGAACATACGTCTGCAATAGGTAATTTGTATTCCCTCAGGCTACCTGTTTATATTACTCTACTGTTGCCGTACCTCTAAATAAAAATAACAGAATCCTTTGGACATCTAAAAAAAACTAATCTATACTTTTATTTATTAGATTAGACGCTGTAATAGATTGAATTTACTAAAGGAGTAGTAGCTTATGGAGCATTTACTAAATCACCATGTTAAAAACATTGAAATTTCTGGAATTCGAAAATTTTTCAATTTGGTTTCCCAATATGAAGATGTACTTTCTCTTACAATTGGTCAACCTGATTTTCATACACCTGAACATGTAAAAGACGCAGCAAAAAACGCAATTGATTCCAATAAAACTACTTATACTCATAACGCAGGAATTATTGAATTGCGTGAAGCAATTTCTGCATTTGTTCAAAAAAAATATAGACAAAAATACAATCCAAACAAAGAAGTTATTGTGACAGTTGGGGCTAGCCAAGGAATTGACATTACCTTTCGAACAATATTAGAGCCTGGTACGGAAGTTATTTTACCTGGACCTGTATACCCTGGCTATGAGCCGTTAATTCGATTATGCGGAGCCTCTCCCGTTCATGTAGATACAACAGAAACAAATTTTCTTTTAACAGCATCCCTACTAAAGTCATACATAACTGAAAAAACTCGTTGCATCGTACTTCCATATCCTTCTAACCCTACAGGAGTAACATTGCCGAAAGAAGAGTTAGAAAAGATAATACAATTACTCGAGGACAAAGATATATTTGTTTTGTCAGACGAAATTTATAGCGAACTAGTATTTAACGGAACTCATTGTTCAATTGCAAATTACGCTTCCATGAGAAATAAAACCATTATTATAAATGGTGTTTCTAAGTCTCACTCCATGACTGGTTGGAGAATTGGTTTTGTTTTAGGTCCAGAATATTTAATGGAACAAATGTTAAAAGTTCATCAATATAATGTTTCTTGTACATCTTCTATTTCTCAGTATGCTGCTATCGAAGCACTTACGGTAGGTATAAATGATGCGGATGCAATGAAAAAAGTGTATGAAGAAAGAATGGAGTATGTTTATAATCGTCTAGTAAACATGGGAATCGACGTGATAAAGCCGAGTGGTGCATTTTATTTATTCCCTAACATTGAAAAGTACGAATTGAGTTCTTTTGATTTTGCGTTAAAGATGGTGGAAGAAGCAAAAGTTGCGGTCGTTCCAGGAAGTGCTTTCTCTTCATTCGGAGAAGGTTATGTAAGATTGTCCTACGCTTATCATATGGATCTTCTAGAAGCAGCAATGGACAGAATGGAAAACTTTATAAAGCAACTATAAACAAACGAAAATGCCATGATTTTCTTTTTAAAAAAATCATGGCATTTACTATTATTATTGTAATGCTTTCTCTACGTTTATAACACCGTTACCGTAATAGAATGGATCACCTAAGTAAGTAGCTGTGTTTTTTAATCTATCACGAATCTGTGATGCAGAAAGGTTCGGATATTTAGCTTTAATTAACGCTGCGGCACCTGCTACATGTGGAGATGCCATTGATGTACCATTATATGAAGCATAACCTCCACCTGGTACTGTACTTAAAACACTTACACCAGGAGCCATTACTTCTAGTTCAGCACCTACGCTAGAGAATGATGCACGGTTGTTGTTAGAATCTACTGCACCAACAGCTATTACTGAACTATATCTTGCAGGGTAGCCCATTGTATTCTGTCTTCCTCTCGTTCCACTATTACCTGCAGCTGCAACTACAACAATTCCGCTAGCATAAGCATTATCAACCGCTTGTTGTAATGCTGTAGAACCAGAACTACCTCCAAGGCTCATATTAATAACATCCATGTTGTTAGCAATTGCCCATTCAACACCTTGTGCTATTCCACTTAACGTTCCACTTCCTGAAGCACTTAATACTTTAACTGCATATAAATCCGCATTATATGCGACTCCTACAACCCCGATTGTATTGTTTAGTGCAGCTACAGTCCCAGCTACATGTGTACCATGGCCATTCGTATCAACAAGTGCATTTGGCTCTCCAGATACAAAACTTGCTCCGCCTTTTACATTTAAGTCTGGGTGACTAGCATCAATTCCAGTATCAAGAACTGCAACTTTCACACCAGAGCCAGTAATGTTGGAACTGTGTGCTTTATGTGCATTAATATGTGTAATACCCCAAGGAGTAGTTTGTGCATAAGCTTGAACTTGTTTATCCTCATCTACAAATTCAATGTTCGGATTGTTTTTTAAAGCTTCTGCTGCTTTTTCTGGCAGTGACACATGCAAAACGTTCATATATTGATATTCATGATGTACACTACCACCTAGTGAGTTTACTAGATTTTTAGATTGATTCGTTACTTCCGTTTTAAAACCAACTAAGTAATCTTTCTTAGTTACACCATTCTTCCCACTAGCTTCAACAGATCCGATTGCTAATGATAAAGCTAAAATTGTGATACAAACTACCGATAATACTTTCATCCACTTCTTCAACACTACACCACTCCTTGAAATTTTTTAATAATTCTTAACATTAGAACTATTACCCAAGATATTAACATAGAAAACCTATTTCACCTATTGGGAAAGTAAGGTCAAAAATTGCGTAAACATTTCACTTTTTGACTTGCACTTTCCCAATAGAAGATAATGTAATATTAAGAAAAAATTAGTGAATTTTCTCTTTAGAACCAAGAGTGTATTGGAGCGGAAGGCACTGGACTCCTTGCGGTACATAGAGGAAGGAGTGAGACCCCTAGACGGTACGAAGAGGAGGCTCACCTTCCTCCCGCGGAATGGAACGAACAAAAACAAATCGATGCGTAAATAACAAAAACTTAAAAACACTGAAGCCAAATGCGCTTCAGTGTTTTTGTTAAGAATTTATCCTTAATGAATATATAAATACTATTAATATACCAACTGGTACGATATATCTAATTGTTATATACCAGATAGTAAATAACGATTTTTTCGCATTAGATCCTTGAAAAAATTCATTTTCTAAAATGTTTTTCGGTACCCTGAAGCCTACAAAGATAGAAATAAGAAATGCCCCTAGTGGTAGCGCGATATTACTTACAAAAAAGTCTGCAAGGTCAAAAATCGTTAAACCTAATATCGTTGTATCTGAAAGTAAACCAAAAGATAAAGCAGATGGAATACCTATTATAAATATGATAAAACCACTAACCCATGAAAGTCTTTTCCTTTTTTCTTTATTACCTTTAATAAGAGCAGCAACTATTATTTCTAATATGGAAAATGCAGAAGTTAGAGTTGCAAAAAGTAACAAGATTAAAAATAAAACTAAGAAAAACCCTCCAAAAGGTAATTCATTAAAAACTGCAGGCAAGACAACAAACACTAATCCTGGACCTTCATCCGGTTGAAGCCCTAGGGCAAAAACAGATGGAAATATCACTAATCCTGCTAATATAGAGATAAAAATATTCAAACTAACGACAGAAGATGTCGATTTAATTAAGTCTTCTTTTTTCGATAAGTAAGAACTATATGTAACCATTGTAGAAATACCAACACTAAGAGCAAATAAAGACTGCCCTAATGCCATTAATATTGTATTGGATGTTATTTCCGAGAAGTCAGGATGCAAGAAGAAAACAATCCCTTCCCACGCTCCTTCTAATGTTAACGATCTAAACAATAGTATGACAAATAAAACGAATAATAATGGCATTAATACTTTACTTGCTTTCTCAATTCCGCTTTTAACACCTAGCTGAACAACTAAAATCGTTATTAGCAAGAAAATCCCTTGTGCCACAACCGCTTCTATCGGATTAGAAATTGTATTATCAAATAAATTCCCGTATTGTTCCATCGTTAAGTTAGACATGTGACCTTGAACGCTTTTACTTAAGTAAGTAATGATCCACCCACCAACAACACTATAGAAAGAGAGTAAAATAAAAGATGCTACTACTCCTAAAATACCTATATATTGCCAGTGTCCTCTATTATTCGTTAATTGCTTGTAACTCGATACAGCATCTTTTTGCGAAGATCTACCAATGATAAACTCAGCTAATAGCATAGGGGCACCTATAACAACGGTGAAAAATAAAAAGATTAAAAGAAATAAACCTCCTCCATTTGTTCCAGCCATGTATGGAAATTTCCATATTGCACCTAAACCAATAGCTGATCCTGCTGCAGCTAAAATAAATCCAAGTTTTGAGGTCCATTGCTCTTGTTGTGACATCTACATACCCACCTATATCTTTTTAGAATATTTAATTTTTCATTCTACCTATTAATCTATCAAATGTACAGCGGAAATCTTTTGCAAGTGAATCAATTTCATAATTACGGTTCGTCTAATGAAAAACGAATAGTTTAGTGATATAAAATAATATGTTTGTTTATTAAGGTGTATAAATACAGAATACGATGCTATTATTCGTTTTTCGTTTAGTAGTCGTACATTAATGAAACGGACTCAAGTGTTAAAGTAATGTAGTTCTTACTTAATTAATAGGTAAGTGAATATCAAACTTGGTCCCTATCCCTTTTTCACTTGAAACGGACACAGAACCTCCATGGTTTTTAATAATATTATACGTAATCATTAACCCAAGACCCGTTCCGGTATTTTTAGTTGTAAAAAAAGGTTCTCCTAGTCTATTAATCATTTCTTCTGGGATACCTTCACCTTGATCTACTACAGAAACAAGTATACATTCATTTTCTAGCTTTGAAGTTATTTTTATTATTCCACCGTTATCCATTGCTTCGATACCATTTTTCAAAAGGTTTATAAACACTTGTTTTAATTGATTTGGATCGGCTTTGATTTTTGCTAATTTACTAGCATCATCTACTACTAGCTCAAACCAAATATTACTTAATATAGATTGAGTTTCTAATAGTGTTGTTACATCTTTTAAAATGGATTCAATAGAAACTTCTTCAAACTTTACTGCATTAGGTTTTGCTAATAACAAAAGCTCACTTAAAATTAGTTCAATTCTATTAAGCTCAGAGTCAATGATAGGATAATATTCTTTTTGAGTTTCTGCTTCTTTCTCTAATAATTGAAAGAACCCTTTAATTGCTGTTAACGGATTTCTAATTTCATGAGCTATTCCTGCAGCAAGTTGTCCAGCGACAGTAAGCTTCTCTGATTGTAGAACAAGCTCTTCTGCTTTTTTACGTTCTGATATATCACGAATAATTACTTGAAGTGCCTTTTTTCCTAAATATGTAGTAGGAATTGCAACCATCTCTGTATGGAGTATATTCCTTTTATTTGTATTCCAAATTTGTTCAAAAACTGGTAATTTTATGGTGGGGGTTTGGTCTTTCGCACTTACCCATATGTTTAAAAATTGCTCCATGTCTATGTTGTTATAAACTGTTTTGCCAACAATATCACCATAATTGTCTGCTTCAAACATTTCTAACCCAGAGTCATTCATAAATACCCATCCATCTTCACAAATTACTCCGATCGTATCAATTGAGTTTTGTACGATTGTACGGAATCTTTCTCTACTTCTTTGTAAGATTTGGTGGAAATTTTTCCTGTGTGAAATGTCAATTAATACTACAAATGAGGCAGCTTTCCCATGAAAAGTTGTAGGATTAGCGACAACTTCTAAATCGATTGATTTCCCATCAAAACGATGCCATTTTTGCTCCATTAAACCAACCTTATTACCATTTTGAATAGAGCGTATACGTTGCTGAACTATATCATGATAGTTTCGATCGATAAATTGCAATACAGAGTGCCCTAATACCTTTGACTTGCTTGTACTACCTAATAGCTTTACTCCTGTATCATTAATGTATTTAATACAACCATCTACCGTTATTAGTACACCATTAGGTAAAGTATCTAACAAAACAGATGGTGAGAAAATGTCTTCATTCGTTTCTTCTATTTCAATGTCTTCACCTATTAGCAATTTTTCTGATACTTCATTTTCATATGTAGGTAAAGTTAAGTGGAGTAATACTTCCTTTGAATGGTTGTCTTTAGGAGAATGTACACTCTTTATTTCAGCGTCTAACCATATGTATTGATGATTCTTTATTTTAAAACGAAAAGAACATTGAGATTGAAGTGAAGATTGATAAATTAAACTTTCTATTAAAAATAAATCTTCTTGATGGATAAACTTTTCAATCTGATAACCGATTATTTCATTCACTTTATAACCTAGGATTGCTTCAGAAGTAGAACTAATATATTGGATACTACCGTTTCTTGATAAAACTAATACAATATTTAATTGTTTGACCATATTTGCTAATTGTCGATCTTTTGTTTGCACGAAATAGTTTTCCACTGCTTCTACTCCCCTCCTATCATTAGGTGGTAATTCATTAGATGGTTATTTTTCTATTTAACTGAATCAATTTCTCATTTTCTGTTCGTTTAGTGAAAAACGAATGTTCCGTTTATTATAATTAAATAACGTTCAATATAAAACGTTAATTAGAATAAAGAATAGGTTTAATATTCGTTTTTCGTTTAGTAATTGTACATTATGAAACTCACTCAACTAGTTATAATTAATTATACATGAATTTGGTTGTTTTTTCTAAATATTTTGTAAAATCTATAAGAATAGTAGAATATTAAATTTCTTTTATTAAAGCTCATCTCATTTTTGATGAGAGAGCTTTTTATCGTTATCCTTTAAATTGCCCGTTATTTTTTGCTGCTTTTTCTTTTTTGGCTTTTTCCTTATGCTTTTGATTAGCGTTTGCACTACCAAACTCATGGGAAAACTCAGAGTCCATTACACTTGAATCAAAACCTTTTTTATTCTTTTGATCAGCATCTTTCTTTTGTGCTTTTTTCACCATTTGAATTCCTCCTTTACAATGTAGTCTAAGGTAGTTTTTCACAAAAATGTATCCATATACTCTATCGTTGAACATATACAGTTAAAT is drawn from Bacillus alkalisoli and contains these coding sequences:
- a CDS encoding NCS2 family permease, with translation MIEKYFDLKGNGTNVKTEIIAGFTTFLTMVYIVIVNPAILSAAGVPFEQVFVATIIAAAIGTLMMGLFAKYPIAIAPGMGLNAYFTSVVITQGLTYEAVFGTVFLAGIIIIILSLTKLRRLLIEAIPDPLKYGITAGIGLFIAFIGLQMAGIVQPSTETLVTLGDLTNPIAALSIAGLLITLVLMVKKVTGALFLGMLTTAIIGFAFNMLQFDGVFSLPPSLEFIPIGVAVEGVIANGLYAVVFAFVLVTIFDSTGTLVGVSEQAGLMKDGKLTRTKQATLSDAVATTVGASLGTSPSCAYIESSSGVAAGGRTGLTSVVVGLLFLVALFFSPAIMAISSLPAITAPILIIVGCFMMEGLAKINWKNFDESFPAFAVILAMPLTYSIATGIAIGFITYPILKVVNGKGKEVHPLIYVFGVIFLIQMIFFPAH
- a CDS encoding IDEAL domain-containing protein encodes the protein MHKHFSFYREQTTTHNDIDMTKEERAAQLVVDQSIFSFHKARLMKEIDNALTEGNKPIFLELSKQYNELTEKYAHL
- a CDS encoding aminotransferase A gives rise to the protein MEHLLNHHVKNIEISGIRKFFNLVSQYEDVLSLTIGQPDFHTPEHVKDAAKNAIDSNKTTYTHNAGIIELREAISAFVQKKYRQKYNPNKEVIVTVGASQGIDITFRTILEPGTEVILPGPVYPGYEPLIRLCGASPVHVDTTETNFLLTASLLKSYITEKTRCIVLPYPSNPTGVTLPKEELEKIIQLLEDKDIFVLSDEIYSELVFNGTHCSIANYASMRNKTIIINGVSKSHSMTGWRIGFVLGPEYLMEQMLKVHQYNVSCTSSISQYAAIEALTVGINDADAMKKVYEERMEYVYNRLVNMGIDVIKPSGAFYLFPNIEKYELSSFDFALKMVEEAKVAVVPGSAFSSFGEGYVRLSYAYHMDLLEAAMDRMENFIKQL
- a CDS encoding S8 family peptidase codes for the protein MKVLSVVCITILALSLAIGSVEASGKNGVTKKDYLVGFKTEVTNQSKNLVNSLGGSVHHEYQYMNVLHVSLPEKAAEALKNNPNIEFVDEDKQVQAYAQTTPWGITHINAHKAHSSNITGSGVKVAVLDTGIDASHPDLNVKGGASFVSGEPNALVDTNGHGTHVAGTVAALNNTIGVVGVAYNADLYAVKVLSASGSGTLSGIAQGVEWAIANNMDVINMSLGGSSGSTALQQAVDNAYASGIVVVAAAGNSGTRGRQNTMGYPARYSSVIAVGAVDSNNNRASFSSVGAELEVMAPGVSVLSTVPGGGYASYNGTSMASPHVAGAAALIKAKYPNLSASQIRDRLKNTATYLGDPFYYGNGVINVEKALQ
- a CDS encoding sodium-dependent transporter; translated protein: MSQQEQWTSKLGFILAAAGSAIGLGAIWKFPYMAGTNGGGLFLLIFLFFTVVIGAPMLLAEFIIGRSSQKDAVSSYKQLTNNRGHWQYIGILGVVASFILLSFYSVVGGWIITYLSKSVQGHMSNLTMEQYGNLFDNTISNPIEAVVAQGIFLLITILVVQLGVKSGIEKASKVLMPLLFVLFVILLFRSLTLEGAWEGIVFFLHPDFSEITSNTILMALGQSLFALSVGISTMVTYSSYLSKKEDLIKSTSSVVSLNIFISILAGLVIFPSVFALGLQPDEGPGLVFVVLPAVFNELPFGGFFLVLFLILLLFATLTSAFSILEIIVAALIKGNKEKRKRLSWVSGFIIFIIGIPSALSFGLLSDTTILGLTIFDLADFFVSNIALPLGAFLISIFVGFRVPKNILENEFFQGSNAKKSLFTIWYITIRYIVPVGILIVFIYSLRINS
- a CDS encoding ATP-binding protein, producing MENYFVQTKDRQLANMVKQLNIVLVLSRNGSIQYISSTSEAILGYKVNEIIGYQIEKFIHQEDLFLIESLIYQSSLQSQCSFRFKIKNHQYIWLDAEIKSVHSPKDNHSKEVLLHLTLPTYENEVSEKLLIGEDIEIEETNEDIFSPSVLLDTLPNGVLITVDGCIKYINDTGVKLLGSTSKSKVLGHSVLQFIDRNYHDIVQQRIRSIQNGNKVGLMEQKWHRFDGKSIDLEVVANPTTFHGKAASFVVLIDISHRKNFHQILQRSRERFRTIVQNSIDTIGVICEDGWVFMNDSGLEMFEADNYGDIVGKTVYNNIDMEQFLNIWVSAKDQTPTIKLPVFEQIWNTNKRNILHTEMVAIPTTYLGKKALQVIIRDISERKKAEELVLQSEKLTVAGQLAAGIAHEIRNPLTAIKGFFQLLEKEAETQKEYYPIIDSELNRIELILSELLLLAKPNAVKFEEVSIESILKDVTTLLETQSILSNIWFELVVDDASKLAKIKADPNQLKQVFINLLKNGIEAMDNGGIIKITSKLENECILVSVVDQGEGIPEEMINRLGEPFFTTKNTGTGLGLMITYNIIKNHGGSVSVSSEKGIGTKFDIHLPIN